A genome region from Anopheles stephensi strain Indian chromosome 2, UCI_ANSTEP_V1.0, whole genome shotgun sequence includes the following:
- the LOC118506985 gene encoding uncharacterized protein LOC118506985 isoform X4 translates to MVSLVMQLLLIVCALLFGCVRVWGENAFIDSAPEGYYDRKSLVDCPSRFYSEDVSSALGFFIFGGRRALLKEFPHMAAIGWTDTKVSPTVVQYKCGGSLIAAKYVLTAAHCKVDDDKIPPDSVRLGDTNLATVEDDETAQQFSIVSFTVHEKFKKNRKYYDIALIELDREASFNTAVCPICLWPLDNLSEYSSSLRAVGFGFTSYTSGMSPTLQKVTLTHYDSESCNNELPKDARLRYGLTSDQFCTKTPHKDACLGDSGGPLQIDLSDVTRTIPYLTGVVSFGTGCWDGSLGVYTKVSSYIDWIRERVNVTADPIECARNTECLPARPFSDSRLSPQNNSPFFKVNLRKPDNSSFHQCSGALIDYRHVITAAACAVRNNEQPAFIEANNELVEIVDIDVHPKYITGKSYHNLAVLTLAKFYNPNKIYQIIAPGCIWREDRITDPIVFFSGYGPEVKNVPEDVAKNVSLKILVALVTENGRCEANDAWKVNSTLWTGFNSDFLCTYNPIDLVPGICKLEPGGAVSNFRRDNIVPYVYAVNTMDEGACGGAQNLFVATRLAPFYDWIESIILRHLPENDPLLTSIRFGGEDPDSPNTSSSSTSNSIDQINHPNRIDVITNHIKPYGSDLMPGRPFTTKVNMPPLRPPSSYHQQTVVQVVPNTIQHNDVHIELVPSVELPATHHIVQGQANNLASSPYRASHASLHHPGQTSAPLRYGPIPNRSPATLVDHNQLVSVIRSIELYENGLCTLPAGTAGRCLHYTRCPSLYWNGRMVDIYHRLNLISFCNRAQQMVCCQV, encoded by the exons ATGGTGAGCCTTGTGATGCAGCTCCTACTGATCGTATGTGCGTTGCTGTTTGGCTGTGTTCGGGTATGGGGTGAAAATGCCTTTATCGATAGTGCACCGGAAGGATACTACGACCGTAAATCGTTAGTTG ATTGTCCCAGTCGGTTCTACAGTGAGGATGTTTCCAGCGCACTggggtttttcatttttggcgGACGTCGAGCATTGCTGAAGGAGTTTCCTCATATG GCAGCGATCGGATGGACGGACACGAAGGTATCGCCAACAGTGGTGCAGTACAAATGTGGCGGTTCGTTGATAGCTGCCAAATATGTTCTAACGGCTGCCCATTGTAAAGTGGACGATGATAA AATTCCACCCGACTCGGTACGCCTTGGCGATACGAATTTGGCCACCGTCGAGGACGACGAAACGGCACAGCAGTTCAGCATCGTTAGCTTTACCGTGCACGAGAAGTTTAAGAAGAACCGCAAGTACTACGATATCGCACTGATCGAGCTTGATCGGGAGGCCAGCTTTAACACCGCCGTGTGTCCCATATGTCTGTGGCCGCTGGATAATTTGAGCGAGTACAGTTCAAGTTTGCGTGCAGTCGGCTTTGGATTTACATCCTACA CTTCGGGAATGAGTCCAACGCTGCAGAAGGTCACACTGACGCACTACGATTCCGAATCCTGCAACAACGAACTCCCGAAGGATGCCCGGCTGCGGTACGGTCTAACGTCGGATCAGTTCTGCACTAAAACGCCTCACAAGGACGCCTGTCTGGGAGATTCCGGTGGACCGCTGCAGATCGATCTGTCCGATGTGACCCGTACCATCCCGTACCTGACGGGCGTCGTATCGTTCGGGACTGGTTGTTGGGATGGATCGCTCGGTGTGTACACGAAGGTATCGAGCTACATCGATTGGATCCGTGAGCGGGTGAACGTAACGGCCGATCCGATTGAATGTGCGAGAAACACGGAATGCTTACCGGCGAGACCGTTCTCCGACAGTCGGCTAAGTCCACAAAATAATTCTCCCTTCTTTAAG GTTAATCTTCGCAAACCGGACAACAGCTCCTTTCACCAGTGCAGTGGAGCACTAATCGATTACCGACACGTCATCACCGCAGCCGCCTGTGCCGTACGCAACAACGAACAGCCGGCGTTTATCGAGGCAAACAACGAGCTGGTAGAAATAGTGGACATCGATGTACATCCCAAGTACATCACGGGTAAAAGCTATCACAACCTAGCGGTCCTTACGCTCGCCAAGTTTTACAACCCGAACAAAATCTATCAAATTATTGCACCGGGTTGCATCTGGAGGGAGGATCGCATTACCGATCCGATCGTGTTCTTTTCCGGCTACGGTCCGGAGGTGAAGAATGTGCCGGAAGATGTGGCGAAAAATGTTTCGCTCAAAATACTGGTCGCGCTCGTCACGGAAAATGGCCGCTGTGAGGCGAACGACGCGTGGAAGGTGAACAGCACACTGTGGACTGGGTTTAACAGCGATTTCCTGTGCACGTACAATCCGATCGATTTGGTGCCGGGGATTTGTAAG CTTGAGCCAGGTGGTGCTGTGTCAAACTTCCGGCGGGATAACATTGTACCGTACGTGTACGCTGTCAACACGATGGACGAAGGGGCATGTGGAGGAGCTCAGAATCTGTTTGTTGCGACGCGTCTGGCGCCGTTCTATGACTGGATTGAATCAATTATCCTGAGACATCTGCCCGAAAATGATCCGCTTCTGACGT CAATCCGCTTCGGTGGCGAAGATCCGGACAGCccaaacaccagcagcagttccACCTCGAACAGCATCGATCAAATCAACCATCCAAATCGTATAG ATGTAATAACAAATCATATAAAACCGTACGGAAGTGATCTGATGCCTGGCAGACCGTTCACCACCAAAGTAAACA TGCCTCCATTACGGCCTCCATCTTCTTACCACCAGCAAACGGTAGTGCAAGTCGTGCCCAATACAATACAGCATAATGACGTACACATCGAACTAGTTCCTTCCGTTGAACTACCGGCGACACATCACATCGTTCAGGGGCAGGCAAACAATCTTGCCAGCAGCCCATACCGGGCCTCACACGCCAGCCTCCATCATCCGGGCCAAACATCGGCCCCCTTACGCTACGGACCCATACCGAACCGGTCACCTGCGACCCTGGTCGACCACAATCAGCTCGTGTCAGTTATTCGTTCGATTGAGCTGTACGAGAACGGACTGTGTACACTTCCGGCTGGGACCGCTGGCAGATGTCTGCACTATACGCGCTGTCCTTCGCTGTACTGGAATGGCCGGATGGTGGACATATATCATCGCTTGAACCTGATCTCTTTCTGCAACCGTGCGCAGCAAATGGTCTGCTGTCAGGTATGA
- the LOC118506985 gene encoding uncharacterized protein LOC118506985 isoform X2, whose amino-acid sequence MVSLVMQLLLIVCALLFGCVRVWGENAFIDSAPEGYYDRKSLVDCPSRFYSEDVSSALGFFIFGGRRALLKEFPHMAAIGWTDTKVSPTVVQYKCGGSLIAAKYVLTAAHCKVDDDKIPPDSVRLGDTNLATVEDDETAQQFSIVSFTVHEKFKKNRKYYDIALIELDREASFNTAVCPICLWPLDNLSEYSSSLRAVGFGFTSYTSGMSPTLQKVTLTHYDSESCNNELPKDARLRYGLTSDQFCTKTPHKDACLGDSGGPLQIDLSDVTRTIPYLTGVVSFGTGCWDGSLGVYTKVSSYIDWIRERVNVTADPIECARNTECLPARPFSDSRLSPQNNSPFFKVNLRKPDNSSFHQCSGALIDYRHVITAAACAVRNNEQPAFIEANNELVEIVDIDVHPKYITGKSYHNLAVLTLAKFYNPNKIYQIIAPGCIWREDRITDPIVFFSGYGPEVKNVPEDVAKNVSLKILVALVTENGRCEANDAWKVNSTLWTGFNSDFLCTYNPIDLVPGICKLEPGGAVSNFRRDNIVPYVYAVNTMDEGACGGAQNLFVATRLAPFYDWIESIILRHLPENDPLLTSIRFGGEDPDSPNTSSSSTSNSIDQINHPNRIDVITNHIKPYGSDLMPGRPFTTKVNIYHQSLNNTPETYEVYGPHIRHSPKPVPPLRPPSSYHQQTVVQVVPNTIQHNDVHIELVPSVELPATHHIVQGQANNLASSPYRASHASLHHPGQTSAPLRYGPIPNRSPATLVDHNQLVSVIRSIELYENGLCTLPAGTAGRCLHYTRCPSLYWNGRMVDIYHRLNLISFCNRAQQMVCCQV is encoded by the exons ATGGTGAGCCTTGTGATGCAGCTCCTACTGATCGTATGTGCGTTGCTGTTTGGCTGTGTTCGGGTATGGGGTGAAAATGCCTTTATCGATAGTGCACCGGAAGGATACTACGACCGTAAATCGTTAGTTG ATTGTCCCAGTCGGTTCTACAGTGAGGATGTTTCCAGCGCACTggggtttttcatttttggcgGACGTCGAGCATTGCTGAAGGAGTTTCCTCATATG GCAGCGATCGGATGGACGGACACGAAGGTATCGCCAACAGTGGTGCAGTACAAATGTGGCGGTTCGTTGATAGCTGCCAAATATGTTCTAACGGCTGCCCATTGTAAAGTGGACGATGATAA AATTCCACCCGACTCGGTACGCCTTGGCGATACGAATTTGGCCACCGTCGAGGACGACGAAACGGCACAGCAGTTCAGCATCGTTAGCTTTACCGTGCACGAGAAGTTTAAGAAGAACCGCAAGTACTACGATATCGCACTGATCGAGCTTGATCGGGAGGCCAGCTTTAACACCGCCGTGTGTCCCATATGTCTGTGGCCGCTGGATAATTTGAGCGAGTACAGTTCAAGTTTGCGTGCAGTCGGCTTTGGATTTACATCCTACA CTTCGGGAATGAGTCCAACGCTGCAGAAGGTCACACTGACGCACTACGATTCCGAATCCTGCAACAACGAACTCCCGAAGGATGCCCGGCTGCGGTACGGTCTAACGTCGGATCAGTTCTGCACTAAAACGCCTCACAAGGACGCCTGTCTGGGAGATTCCGGTGGACCGCTGCAGATCGATCTGTCCGATGTGACCCGTACCATCCCGTACCTGACGGGCGTCGTATCGTTCGGGACTGGTTGTTGGGATGGATCGCTCGGTGTGTACACGAAGGTATCGAGCTACATCGATTGGATCCGTGAGCGGGTGAACGTAACGGCCGATCCGATTGAATGTGCGAGAAACACGGAATGCTTACCGGCGAGACCGTTCTCCGACAGTCGGCTAAGTCCACAAAATAATTCTCCCTTCTTTAAG GTTAATCTTCGCAAACCGGACAACAGCTCCTTTCACCAGTGCAGTGGAGCACTAATCGATTACCGACACGTCATCACCGCAGCCGCCTGTGCCGTACGCAACAACGAACAGCCGGCGTTTATCGAGGCAAACAACGAGCTGGTAGAAATAGTGGACATCGATGTACATCCCAAGTACATCACGGGTAAAAGCTATCACAACCTAGCGGTCCTTACGCTCGCCAAGTTTTACAACCCGAACAAAATCTATCAAATTATTGCACCGGGTTGCATCTGGAGGGAGGATCGCATTACCGATCCGATCGTGTTCTTTTCCGGCTACGGTCCGGAGGTGAAGAATGTGCCGGAAGATGTGGCGAAAAATGTTTCGCTCAAAATACTGGTCGCGCTCGTCACGGAAAATGGCCGCTGTGAGGCGAACGACGCGTGGAAGGTGAACAGCACACTGTGGACTGGGTTTAACAGCGATTTCCTGTGCACGTACAATCCGATCGATTTGGTGCCGGGGATTTGTAAG CTTGAGCCAGGTGGTGCTGTGTCAAACTTCCGGCGGGATAACATTGTACCGTACGTGTACGCTGTCAACACGATGGACGAAGGGGCATGTGGAGGAGCTCAGAATCTGTTTGTTGCGACGCGTCTGGCGCCGTTCTATGACTGGATTGAATCAATTATCCTGAGACATCTGCCCGAAAATGATCCGCTTCTGACGT CAATCCGCTTCGGTGGCGAAGATCCGGACAGCccaaacaccagcagcagttccACCTCGAACAGCATCGATCAAATCAACCATCCAAATCGTATAG ATGTAATAACAAATCATATAAAACCGTACGGAAGTGATCTGATGCCTGGCAGACCGTTCACCACCAAAGTAAACA TTTATCATCAATCATTGAACAACACGCCCGAAACGTACGAAGTGTACGGACCTCATATCAGACATTCGCCGAAACCTG TGCCTCCATTACGGCCTCCATCTTCTTACCACCAGCAAACGGTAGTGCAAGTCGTGCCCAATACAATACAGCATAATGACGTACACATCGAACTAGTTCCTTCCGTTGAACTACCGGCGACACATCACATCGTTCAGGGGCAGGCAAACAATCTTGCCAGCAGCCCATACCGGGCCTCACACGCCAGCCTCCATCATCCGGGCCAAACATCGGCCCCCTTACGCTACGGACCCATACCGAACCGGTCACCTGCGACCCTGGTCGACCACAATCAGCTCGTGTCAGTTATTCGTTCGATTGAGCTGTACGAGAACGGACTGTGTACACTTCCGGCTGGGACCGCTGGCAGATGTCTGCACTATACGCGCTGTCCTTCGCTGTACTGGAATGGCCGGATGGTGGACATATATCATCGCTTGAACCTGATCTCTTTCTGCAACCGTGCGCAGCAAATGGTCTGCTGTCAGGTATGA
- the LOC118506985 gene encoding uncharacterized protein LOC118506985 isoform X3: protein MVSLVMQLLLIVCALLFGCVRVWGENAFIDSAPEGYYDRKSLVDCPSRFYSEDVSSALGFFIFGGRRALLKEFPHMAAIGWTDTKVSPTVVQYKCGGSLIAAKYVLTAAHCKVDDDKIPPDSVRLGDTNLATVEDDETAQQFSIVSFTVHEKFKKNRKYYDIALIELDREASFNTAVCPICLWPLDNLSEYSSSLRAVGFGFTSYTSGMSPTLQKVTLTHYDSESCNNELPKDARLRYGLTSDQFCTKTPHKDACLGDSGGPLQIDLSDVTRTIPYLTGVVSFGTGCWDGSLGVYTKVSSYIDWIRERVNVTADPIECARNTECLPARPFSDSRLSPQNNSPFFKVNLRKPDNSSFHQCSGALIDYRHVITAAACAVRNNEQPAFIEANNELVEIVDIDVHPKYITGKSYHNLAVLTLAKFYNPNKIYQIIAPGCIWREDRITDPIVFFSGYGPEVKNVPEDVAKNVSLKILVALVTENGRCEANDAWKVNSTLWTGFNSDFLCTYNPIDLVPGICKLEPGGAVSNFRRDNIVPYVYAVNTMDEGACGGAQNLFVATRLAPFYDWIESIILRHLPENDPLLTSIRFGGEDPDSPNTSSSSTSNSIDQINHPNRIVPLILSDVITNHIKPYGSDLMPGRPFTTKVNMPPLRPPSSYHQQTVVQVVPNTIQHNDVHIELVPSVELPATHHIVQGQANNLASSPYRASHASLHHPGQTSAPLRYGPIPNRSPATLVDHNQLVSVIRSIELYENGLCTLPAGTAGRCLHYTRCPSLYWNGRMVDIYHRLNLISFCNRAQQMVCCQV from the exons ATGGTGAGCCTTGTGATGCAGCTCCTACTGATCGTATGTGCGTTGCTGTTTGGCTGTGTTCGGGTATGGGGTGAAAATGCCTTTATCGATAGTGCACCGGAAGGATACTACGACCGTAAATCGTTAGTTG ATTGTCCCAGTCGGTTCTACAGTGAGGATGTTTCCAGCGCACTggggtttttcatttttggcgGACGTCGAGCATTGCTGAAGGAGTTTCCTCATATG GCAGCGATCGGATGGACGGACACGAAGGTATCGCCAACAGTGGTGCAGTACAAATGTGGCGGTTCGTTGATAGCTGCCAAATATGTTCTAACGGCTGCCCATTGTAAAGTGGACGATGATAA AATTCCACCCGACTCGGTACGCCTTGGCGATACGAATTTGGCCACCGTCGAGGACGACGAAACGGCACAGCAGTTCAGCATCGTTAGCTTTACCGTGCACGAGAAGTTTAAGAAGAACCGCAAGTACTACGATATCGCACTGATCGAGCTTGATCGGGAGGCCAGCTTTAACACCGCCGTGTGTCCCATATGTCTGTGGCCGCTGGATAATTTGAGCGAGTACAGTTCAAGTTTGCGTGCAGTCGGCTTTGGATTTACATCCTACA CTTCGGGAATGAGTCCAACGCTGCAGAAGGTCACACTGACGCACTACGATTCCGAATCCTGCAACAACGAACTCCCGAAGGATGCCCGGCTGCGGTACGGTCTAACGTCGGATCAGTTCTGCACTAAAACGCCTCACAAGGACGCCTGTCTGGGAGATTCCGGTGGACCGCTGCAGATCGATCTGTCCGATGTGACCCGTACCATCCCGTACCTGACGGGCGTCGTATCGTTCGGGACTGGTTGTTGGGATGGATCGCTCGGTGTGTACACGAAGGTATCGAGCTACATCGATTGGATCCGTGAGCGGGTGAACGTAACGGCCGATCCGATTGAATGTGCGAGAAACACGGAATGCTTACCGGCGAGACCGTTCTCCGACAGTCGGCTAAGTCCACAAAATAATTCTCCCTTCTTTAAG GTTAATCTTCGCAAACCGGACAACAGCTCCTTTCACCAGTGCAGTGGAGCACTAATCGATTACCGACACGTCATCACCGCAGCCGCCTGTGCCGTACGCAACAACGAACAGCCGGCGTTTATCGAGGCAAACAACGAGCTGGTAGAAATAGTGGACATCGATGTACATCCCAAGTACATCACGGGTAAAAGCTATCACAACCTAGCGGTCCTTACGCTCGCCAAGTTTTACAACCCGAACAAAATCTATCAAATTATTGCACCGGGTTGCATCTGGAGGGAGGATCGCATTACCGATCCGATCGTGTTCTTTTCCGGCTACGGTCCGGAGGTGAAGAATGTGCCGGAAGATGTGGCGAAAAATGTTTCGCTCAAAATACTGGTCGCGCTCGTCACGGAAAATGGCCGCTGTGAGGCGAACGACGCGTGGAAGGTGAACAGCACACTGTGGACTGGGTTTAACAGCGATTTCCTGTGCACGTACAATCCGATCGATTTGGTGCCGGGGATTTGTAAG CTTGAGCCAGGTGGTGCTGTGTCAAACTTCCGGCGGGATAACATTGTACCGTACGTGTACGCTGTCAACACGATGGACGAAGGGGCATGTGGAGGAGCTCAGAATCTGTTTGTTGCGACGCGTCTGGCGCCGTTCTATGACTGGATTGAATCAATTATCCTGAGACATCTGCCCGAAAATGATCCGCTTCTGACGT CAATCCGCTTCGGTGGCGAAGATCCGGACAGCccaaacaccagcagcagttccACCTCGAACAGCATCGATCAAATCAACCATCCAAATCGTATAG TTCCACTCATTCTTTCAGATGTAATAACAAATCATATAAAACCGTACGGAAGTGATCTGATGCCTGGCAGACCGTTCACCACCAAAGTAAACA TGCCTCCATTACGGCCTCCATCTTCTTACCACCAGCAAACGGTAGTGCAAGTCGTGCCCAATACAATACAGCATAATGACGTACACATCGAACTAGTTCCTTCCGTTGAACTACCGGCGACACATCACATCGTTCAGGGGCAGGCAAACAATCTTGCCAGCAGCCCATACCGGGCCTCACACGCCAGCCTCCATCATCCGGGCCAAACATCGGCCCCCTTACGCTACGGACCCATACCGAACCGGTCACCTGCGACCCTGGTCGACCACAATCAGCTCGTGTCAGTTATTCGTTCGATTGAGCTGTACGAGAACGGACTGTGTACACTTCCGGCTGGGACCGCTGGCAGATGTCTGCACTATACGCGCTGTCCTTCGCTGTACTGGAATGGCCGGATGGTGGACATATATCATCGCTTGAACCTGATCTCTTTCTGCAACCGTGCGCAGCAAATGGTCTGCTGTCAGGTATGA
- the LOC118506985 gene encoding uncharacterized protein LOC118506985 isoform X1, which yields MVSLVMQLLLIVCALLFGCVRVWGENAFIDSAPEGYYDRKSLVDCPSRFYSEDVSSALGFFIFGGRRALLKEFPHMAAIGWTDTKVSPTVVQYKCGGSLIAAKYVLTAAHCKVDDDKIPPDSVRLGDTNLATVEDDETAQQFSIVSFTVHEKFKKNRKYYDIALIELDREASFNTAVCPICLWPLDNLSEYSSSLRAVGFGFTSYTSGMSPTLQKVTLTHYDSESCNNELPKDARLRYGLTSDQFCTKTPHKDACLGDSGGPLQIDLSDVTRTIPYLTGVVSFGTGCWDGSLGVYTKVSSYIDWIRERVNVTADPIECARNTECLPARPFSDSRLSPQNNSPFFKVNLRKPDNSSFHQCSGALIDYRHVITAAACAVRNNEQPAFIEANNELVEIVDIDVHPKYITGKSYHNLAVLTLAKFYNPNKIYQIIAPGCIWREDRITDPIVFFSGYGPEVKNVPEDVAKNVSLKILVALVTENGRCEANDAWKVNSTLWTGFNSDFLCTYNPIDLVPGICKLEPGGAVSNFRRDNIVPYVYAVNTMDEGACGGAQNLFVATRLAPFYDWIESIILRHLPENDPLLTSIRFGGEDPDSPNTSSSSTSNSIDQINHPNRIVPLILSDVITNHIKPYGSDLMPGRPFTTKVNIYHQSLNNTPETYEVYGPHIRHSPKPVPPLRPPSSYHQQTVVQVVPNTIQHNDVHIELVPSVELPATHHIVQGQANNLASSPYRASHASLHHPGQTSAPLRYGPIPNRSPATLVDHNQLVSVIRSIELYENGLCTLPAGTAGRCLHYTRCPSLYWNGRMVDIYHRLNLISFCNRAQQMVCCQV from the exons ATGGTGAGCCTTGTGATGCAGCTCCTACTGATCGTATGTGCGTTGCTGTTTGGCTGTGTTCGGGTATGGGGTGAAAATGCCTTTATCGATAGTGCACCGGAAGGATACTACGACCGTAAATCGTTAGTTG ATTGTCCCAGTCGGTTCTACAGTGAGGATGTTTCCAGCGCACTggggtttttcatttttggcgGACGTCGAGCATTGCTGAAGGAGTTTCCTCATATG GCAGCGATCGGATGGACGGACACGAAGGTATCGCCAACAGTGGTGCAGTACAAATGTGGCGGTTCGTTGATAGCTGCCAAATATGTTCTAACGGCTGCCCATTGTAAAGTGGACGATGATAA AATTCCACCCGACTCGGTACGCCTTGGCGATACGAATTTGGCCACCGTCGAGGACGACGAAACGGCACAGCAGTTCAGCATCGTTAGCTTTACCGTGCACGAGAAGTTTAAGAAGAACCGCAAGTACTACGATATCGCACTGATCGAGCTTGATCGGGAGGCCAGCTTTAACACCGCCGTGTGTCCCATATGTCTGTGGCCGCTGGATAATTTGAGCGAGTACAGTTCAAGTTTGCGTGCAGTCGGCTTTGGATTTACATCCTACA CTTCGGGAATGAGTCCAACGCTGCAGAAGGTCACACTGACGCACTACGATTCCGAATCCTGCAACAACGAACTCCCGAAGGATGCCCGGCTGCGGTACGGTCTAACGTCGGATCAGTTCTGCACTAAAACGCCTCACAAGGACGCCTGTCTGGGAGATTCCGGTGGACCGCTGCAGATCGATCTGTCCGATGTGACCCGTACCATCCCGTACCTGACGGGCGTCGTATCGTTCGGGACTGGTTGTTGGGATGGATCGCTCGGTGTGTACACGAAGGTATCGAGCTACATCGATTGGATCCGTGAGCGGGTGAACGTAACGGCCGATCCGATTGAATGTGCGAGAAACACGGAATGCTTACCGGCGAGACCGTTCTCCGACAGTCGGCTAAGTCCACAAAATAATTCTCCCTTCTTTAAG GTTAATCTTCGCAAACCGGACAACAGCTCCTTTCACCAGTGCAGTGGAGCACTAATCGATTACCGACACGTCATCACCGCAGCCGCCTGTGCCGTACGCAACAACGAACAGCCGGCGTTTATCGAGGCAAACAACGAGCTGGTAGAAATAGTGGACATCGATGTACATCCCAAGTACATCACGGGTAAAAGCTATCACAACCTAGCGGTCCTTACGCTCGCCAAGTTTTACAACCCGAACAAAATCTATCAAATTATTGCACCGGGTTGCATCTGGAGGGAGGATCGCATTACCGATCCGATCGTGTTCTTTTCCGGCTACGGTCCGGAGGTGAAGAATGTGCCGGAAGATGTGGCGAAAAATGTTTCGCTCAAAATACTGGTCGCGCTCGTCACGGAAAATGGCCGCTGTGAGGCGAACGACGCGTGGAAGGTGAACAGCACACTGTGGACTGGGTTTAACAGCGATTTCCTGTGCACGTACAATCCGATCGATTTGGTGCCGGGGATTTGTAAG CTTGAGCCAGGTGGTGCTGTGTCAAACTTCCGGCGGGATAACATTGTACCGTACGTGTACGCTGTCAACACGATGGACGAAGGGGCATGTGGAGGAGCTCAGAATCTGTTTGTTGCGACGCGTCTGGCGCCGTTCTATGACTGGATTGAATCAATTATCCTGAGACATCTGCCCGAAAATGATCCGCTTCTGACGT CAATCCGCTTCGGTGGCGAAGATCCGGACAGCccaaacaccagcagcagttccACCTCGAACAGCATCGATCAAATCAACCATCCAAATCGTATAG TTCCACTCATTCTTTCAGATGTAATAACAAATCATATAAAACCGTACGGAAGTGATCTGATGCCTGGCAGACCGTTCACCACCAAAGTAAACA TTTATCATCAATCATTGAACAACACGCCCGAAACGTACGAAGTGTACGGACCTCATATCAGACATTCGCCGAAACCTG TGCCTCCATTACGGCCTCCATCTTCTTACCACCAGCAAACGGTAGTGCAAGTCGTGCCCAATACAATACAGCATAATGACGTACACATCGAACTAGTTCCTTCCGTTGAACTACCGGCGACACATCACATCGTTCAGGGGCAGGCAAACAATCTTGCCAGCAGCCCATACCGGGCCTCACACGCCAGCCTCCATCATCCGGGCCAAACATCGGCCCCCTTACGCTACGGACCCATACCGAACCGGTCACCTGCGACCCTGGTCGACCACAATCAGCTCGTGTCAGTTATTCGTTCGATTGAGCTGTACGAGAACGGACTGTGTACACTTCCGGCTGGGACCGCTGGCAGATGTCTGCACTATACGCGCTGTCCTTCGCTGTACTGGAATGGCCGGATGGTGGACATATATCATCGCTTGAACCTGATCTCTTTCTGCAACCGTGCGCAGCAAATGGTCTGCTGTCAGGTATGA
- the LOC118506986 gene encoding endothelial lipase-like, translating to MVHPFGSVLALLPLLAASVQCVVVVKPAAQTNQLLENDLDEWVRIPTLVDEWIWTHRRSVGAVMKSHRSSLSSTNIEFLLYTRRDTGDEAHRLELGNRESLVSSAFSPDRPTRIVVHGWQNSKSSPIAESIRDTYLLLWDYNVIVVDWSACSMHWNYVRAVGCVPVVGQSLAQLLDELQQHTGLAMESVYIVGHSLGAHVAGIAGKMIQTGQLHTIIALDPALPLFSIRQPENRIGPQDAMYVEVIHTNGGLLGFLHPIGTADFYPNGGTHQPGCGLNVVGLCSHSRAWELFVESLLEPEEKLLASRVDSLDEIQRDAGGARPLKSNAPYGPSTERVKMGGEPSSAGQARGLYSITTRDKSPFFS from the coding sequence ATGGTGCAtcctttcggttcggttctaGCACTGCTTCCTCTCTTGGCAGCAAGTGTACAGTGTGTGGTGGTAGTTAAACCAGCGGCGCAAACCAACCAACTCCTAGAAAACGATCTAGACGAATGGGTACGCATTCCAACGTTGGTCGACGAATGGATCTGGACACATCGACGTTCGGTTGGGGCTGTGATGAAAAGCCATCGATCATCTTTATCGTCAACGAATATTGAATTTCTGCTCTACACTCGACGCGATACAGGTGATGAAGCTCACCGCCTGGAGCTAGGAAACAGGGAGTCTTTGGTTAGCTCCGCCTTCAGTCCGGATCGCCCAACAAGAATCGTCGTGCACGGGTGGCAAAACAGCAAAAGTTCACCGATTGCGGAAAGCATTCGCGATACATACCTGCTCCTGTGGGACTACAACGTGATTGTGGTGGATTGGTCCGCCTGTTCGATGCACTGGAACTATGTGCGTGCCGTCGGATGCGTCCCGGTCGTCGGTCAATCATTGGCGCAGTTGCTCGATGAACTTCAGCAGCACACGGGCCTAGCTATGGAATCGGTGTACATTGTCGGGCACAGTCTTGGAGCTCACGTTGCGGGTATCGCAGGCAAGATGATACAGACTGGACAGCTGCATACGATCATCGCCCTCGATCCGGCCCTACCACTGTTCTCGATCCGTCAGCCAGAAAATCGTATCGGACCGCAGGACGCAATGTACGTGGAGGTAATACACACCAACGGTGGACTGCTCGGATTTCTGCACCCGATCGGGACGGCTGACTTTTACCCGAACGGTGGCACGCACCAGCCGGGCTGTGGACTGAACGTGGTCGGACTGTGTTCCCACTCGCGTGCCTGGGAACTGTTTGTGGAATCGTTGCTAGAACCGGAGGAAAAGTTGCTGGCCAGCCGGGTCGATTCGCTGGACGAGATACAGCgtgatgctggtggtgctcGTCCGTTGAAAAGCAACGCTCCCTACGGACCGTCGACGGAGCGGGTTAAAATGGGAGGCGAACCATCGAGTGCTGGACAGGCCCGTGGGCTTTATTCTATCACCACGCGCGATAAAAGTCCATTTTTCTCCTGA